DNA sequence from the Streptomyces sp. CA-210063 genome:
CACACTCCGTGCTGGGCCGCCGTGAGCGGCAGGCCCGGGTTCGTCGATACGGCGTCGCTCATGGTCAGGCCTGCTTCTCGCTCGTCCGTGCCGCCTCCGGCTGCCCGCCGACCAGTTCGGACAGGACCGTGCCCAGCGCGTCGACCGTGGGGTGGTCCCAGGTCAACGCGTCGTCGACGGTCACCTCGAACTCGTCCTCGATGTCGGCGGTGATGGCCAGCGCCGTCAGCGAGTCCAGGCCGTAGTCGGCCAGCGGTACGGACGTGTCGATGTCCTCGGGCGAACGGCGCAGGTAGGTCGCCACGCGCTCCGTCAGCCAGGTGTGCACGTCTCGGTTGCCAGCGGTCATGAGGGGGGTCTCTTTCTTGAGCGGAGGGCGAAAAGGAAGCCTGAGCGCGGGGCGGCGGGGTCGGGGCGCGCCGGACGTACGTCGGACGGGCTGCCCCGGTCACGGGTGAGCGGTTGTCCGACGGCATACGGCTTTCGGATGGTGGGCGGCCCTCGGGCGGCCGACGGCCGGTTCTCACACGGCGAGCGGTCTCCCGGTCAGGCCGAAGGAGCGACCGGTGTCCCGGCGGTCCAGGAGTTCGGCGAAGAGCCTGTCCTCGACCTCGGCGGGCAGCGGGCCCGGCCGGTGCGGACCCGGCGCCGAGCGGCACAGGGCCGCCCTCAGCCAGGTGGGGTCGGCCAGGAAGTCGTCCGGCCGGGCGTGCCGCCATACCTGCCCACAGGCGGTGCGGGACAGGAGGCGCACGTACCGGGTGACCAGGTCGTAGTGTTCGGGGCGGGCGTCGACGCCGAGTTCCGCCGGCGACAACTGCCCGC
Encoded proteins:
- a CDS encoding acyl carrier protein gives rise to the protein MTAGNRDVHTWLTERVATYLRRSPEDIDTSVPLADYGLDSLTALAITADIEDEFEVTVDDALTWDHPTVDALGTVLSELVGGQPEAARTSEKQA